In Hemibagrus wyckioides isolate EC202008001 linkage group LG21, SWU_Hwy_1.0, whole genome shotgun sequence, the following proteins share a genomic window:
- the mon1a gene encoding vacuolar fusion protein MON1 homolog A, giving the protein MAADVHSKGVTWDAPNGNLAPVGHLPNSRSESPTPGLVEGTEPGASQERAMFVHTQSFEDLTADVELTGSRPSEAEEKEEEQQREGGEGEGVDEPKQEVQAIVREKEEDVTSEAWRLHKKHVFVLSEAGKPIYTRYGSEEALSTTMGVMMALVSFVEADKNVILSIHADGFRVVFLRKSPLVLVCVSRSGQSDGELWRELHYVYYQILSLLTQPQLQRVFQQRQSFDLRRLLAGSERVTAGLLRLLETDAGLMLNATMSLPLCSTTRNIVCTSLQAASSKNLVFSVLLAGNRLVALIRKKEQHLHHTDLHLLSNLASSSSSFRQGEGWTPVCLPKFNASGFFHAHISYLEPASDLCLILVSTDREDFFNLSDCKQRFLERLKKRNAYQALQEALHSPTYPVSQVAIPELWHFIYKSKSSGLYTSPELTVPYHTEEEQERLMEMYRYLHSRLHHLTRPLRSIYRCTNTENLLAWSTSGFELYLCFSPLATKALAVSAVTKLLKWIRKEEDRLFILNSLTY; this is encoded by the exons ACGTCCACAGTAAAGGAGTGACGTGGGACGCTCCGAACGGAAACCTGGCGCCGGTGGGGCATCTTCCTAACAGCAGATCGGAGAGTCCCACGCCGGGGCTGGTGGAAGGGACGGAGCCGG GCGCAAGTCAGGAGCGCGCCATGTTCGTCCACACGCAGTCTTTTGAGGACCTGACAGCCGACGTGGAGCTGACTGGCAGCCGGCCATCTGAGgctgaggagaaggaggaggaacagCAGCGagaaggtggagaaggagaaggagtgGATGAGCCGAAGCAGGAAGTGCAGGCTATAGTgagggagaaggaggaagaCGTGACGAGTGAGGCGTGGCGTTTGCACAAGAAGCACGTGTTCGTCCTCAGCGAGGCAGGAAAGCCCATTTACACTCGCTATGGCTCAGAGGAGGCGCTCTCCACCACCATGGGGGTCATGATGGCGCTGGTGTCGTTCGTAGAAGCCGATAAGAACGTCATCCTCTCCATCCACGCAG atGGTTTCCGTGTGGTGTTCCTGCGTAAGAGTCCtctggtgttggtgtgtgtgtctcgctCGGGTCAGTCAGATGGTGAGCTGTGGAGAGAGCTGCACTACGTTTACTATCAGATCCTGAGTCTGCTCACTCAGCCTCAGCTGCAGCGTGTCTTCCAGCAGCGTCAGAGCTTCGACCTGCGCCGGCTGCTGGCCGGATCTGAGCGGGTGACCGCGGGGCTGCTGCGCCTGCTGGAGACGGACGCGGGGCTGATGCTCAACGCCACCATGAGCCTGCCGCTCTGCAGCACCACGCGGAACATCGTCTGCACCAGCCTGCAGGCTGCCAGCTCCAAGAACCTGGTCTTCTCCGTGCTGCTGGCCGGGAACCGACTGGTGGCTCTGATCAGGAAGAAGGAGCAGCACCTCCATCACACCGACCTCCACCTGCTGTCCAACCTCGCCTCCTCGTCCTCATCCTTCAGGCAGGGGGAAGGCTGGACGCCCGTCTGTCTGCCCAAGTTCAACGCCTCCGGCTTCTTCCACGCGCACATCTCCTACCTGGAGCCGGCGTCCGATCTCTGTCTGATCTTGGTCTCCACAGACCGAGAGGACTTCTTTAACCTGTCTGACTGCAAGCAGCGCTTTCTGGAGCGGCTGAAGAAGCGTAACGCCTACCAGGCCCTGCAGGAGGCGCTGCACTCGCCCACGTACCCCGTCTCTCAGGTGGCCATCCCCGAGCTCTGGCACTTCATCTACAAGTCCAAAAGCTCCGGGCTTTACACCAG TCCAGAGCTGACCGTTCCGTATCACActgaggaggagcaggagaggCTGATGGAGATGTACCGGTACCTTCACAGTCGCCTGCACCACCTGACACGACCCCTGCGCTCCATCTACCGCTGCACCAACACCGAGAACTTGCTCGCCTGG TCCACCAGCGGCTTCGAGCTCTACCTCTGCTTCAGCCCTCTGGCCACGAAAGCACTGGCCGTGTCGGCCGTCACCAAGCTGCTGAAGTGGATCAGGAAGGAGGAAGATCGTCTCTTTATCCTCAACTCGCTCACGTACTGA